One Mercurialis annua linkage group LG3, ddMerAnnu1.2, whole genome shotgun sequence DNA window includes the following coding sequences:
- the LOC126673178 gene encoding uncharacterized protein LOC126673178 isoform X2 has translation MFFRESTATATVARNILLLSEFRGNSYVSDKKTLALLFEKKEHNRNKKKMEEGKGGKMKENGSICSGDSNPCPICLGPFLQESYLDTCFHKFCYKCILHWAKVVSGRPSSVKCPLCKTQNLSIIYGYDGCSFERRFMTQNCENSIANVSQYWKTRKYLQPNRWLLRWLRREIQALLQEEDVEIIVHHILGVIDSFQQRNEQIHQMKMPEAKQEKFKSLVADAARPFLAAKTDRFINELELFLASGFNIDAYDEVYMQQLGWNTPRAAGEAASAEPSEPTPVIPYLYIFDDDSDKTD, from the exons ATGTTCTTCAGAGAGTCTACGGCCACCGCCACCGTGGCTAGAAACATCCTCCTCTTGTCCGAATTCAGAGGAAACAGCTACGTGTCGGACAAAAAGACTTTGGCGTTGTTGTT TGAAAAGAAAGAACAcaatagaaataaaaagaagATGGAAGAAGGAAAAGGCGGTAAAATGAAGGAGAATGGATCAATTTGTTCAGGAGATTCGAATCCATGCCCTATATGCCTGGGTCCTTTTCTTCAAGAATCTTATCTAGATACTTGTTTCC ATAAGTTTTGTTATAAATGCATTTTGCACTGGGCTAAAGTAGTTTCCGGCAGACCTTCTTCTGTAAAGTGTCCTTTATGTaag ACACAAAATCTTTCAATAATCTATGGGTACGATGGATGTTCATTCGAAAGGCGTTTTATGACTCAGAATTGTGAAAATAG TATAGCTAATGTATCACAGTACTGGAAGACCCGTAAATATCTTCAGCCCAATCGCTGGCTGCTACGATGGTTGAGAAGGGAAATTCAGGCTCTTTTGCAG GAAGAGGATGTTGAGATTATAGTTCATCATATTCTTGGTGTCATTGATTCATTCCAGCAGAG GAATGAACAAATTCATCAAATGAAGATGCCTGAAGCAAAACAAGAAAAGTTCAAGAGTCTCGTCGCTGATGCAGCAAGGCCTTTTCTAGCAGCAAAAACAGACCGATTCATAAACGAGTTGGAACTCTTTCTTGCTTCAGGTTTCAACATTGATGCCTATGATGAAGTTTACATGCAGCAGTTAGGTTGGAACACTCCTAGAGCCGCCGGGGAAGCTGCCAGTGCAGAACCCAGTGAACCAACACCTGTAATCCCATATTTGTATATTTTCGACGATGACTCTGATAAAACTGATTGA
- the LOC126673177 gene encoding amidase 1 — protein sequence MARRPDYGAFTEKFVLKPDSPSDQLPLNGLTFAVKDIFDMEGHVTGFGSPDWVRTHSAATSTAPAVLAILKAGATCVGRTITDEMAYSINGENAHYGTPINPCAPDCVPGGSSSGSAVVVGAKLVDFSLGSDTGGSVRVPASYCGILGFRPSHGAVSISGAVPMAQSFDTVGWFARDPVILNRVGRVLLQLTELGQTKPSQIIIAEDCFQLSSIPTNRVSQVLVKSVEKLFGGDIVKNVILGDYVKDKVSSLSHFMSKEITEQEYNIASLAALSKAMRLTQRYEFRNNHGEWVTSVKPNLGPGLSERIWEAVQSSGENIDAFKSVRTELRAALSTLLGDFGILALPTVAGLPPKLQMDAPSLEIFRAKAFSLLSVAGVSGFCQVSIPLGMYDGYPVSISLVAKRGSDGFLLNVVETIYDTLQEEVALSGK from the exons ATGGCAAGGAGACCGGATTATGGAGCTTTCACTGAGAAATTTGTGCTGAAACCAGACTCTCCATCTGATCAACTTCCTCTAAATGGTCTCACCTTTGCTGTCAAAGATAT ATTTGATATGGAAGGACATGTGACTGGTTTTGGAAGTCCGGACTGGGTGAGGACTCATTCAGCTGCCACATCAACAGCTCCGGCTGTTTTAGCTATACTAAAAGCAGGAGCTACTTGTGTTGGTAGAACTATTACGGATGAGATGGCATATAG TATAAATGGGGAAAATGCCCATTATGGCACACCTATAAACCCTTGTGCTCCAGATTGTGTACCTGGAGGATCTTCTAGTGGATCTGCTGTTGTAGTAGGTGCAAAACTTGTAGATTTCTCTTTAG GATCTGATACCGGAGGAAGTGTAAGAGTACCGGCATCATATTGCGGTATTTTGGGGTTTCGTCCTTCACATGGTGCTGTTTCAATTTCAGGAGCTGTTCCTATGGCGCAAAGCTTTGATACTGTCG GATGGTTTGCTAGAGATCCAGTGATTTTAAATAGAGTTGGGCGGGTTCTTCTTCAATTGACTGAGTTGGGTCAGACCAAACCAAGTCAGATAATTATTGCAGAAGATTGTTTCCAGCTTTCGAGCATTCCAACAAATCGAGTTAGTCAAGTTCTTGTTAAATCAGTGGAGAAGCTATTCGGTG GTGATATTGTGAAGAATGTGATTTTAGGAGACTATGTTAAGGACAAAGTTTCAAGTTTGAGTCATTTTATGAGTAAAGAGATCACAGAACAAGAGTATAATATAGCATCCTTGGCAGCTCTCTCGAAGGCCATGCGGTTGACTCAAAG GTATGAATTCAGGAATAACCATGGTGAATGGGTTACTTCTGTTAAACCTAATTTGGGTCCAGGCCTATCAGAACGAATTTGGGAAGCTGTACAATCATCAGGAGAAAATATCGACGCCTTCAAATCTGTGAGGACGGAACTACGAGCCGCCCTTTCAACTCTTCTCGGG GACTTTGGTATCCTTGCCCTTCCTACGGTTGCCGGGCTTCCACCAAAACTACAAATGGATGCACCCAGTCTTGAAATTTTCCGTGCTAAGGCTTTTAGCTTGCTCTCAGTCGCAGGAGTATCAGGATTCTGTCAG GTGAGCATACCGCTAGGAATGTATGATGGTTATCCTGTATCCATTTCGTTGGTGGCGAAACGTGGTTCGGATGGTTTTCTGCTCAATGTTGTTGAAACTATTTATGACACTCTCCAAGAAGAGGTTGCATTGTCTGGAAAATAG
- the LOC126675340 gene encoding root phototropism protein 3-like isoform X1 codes for MKSQFFACRSDKATGGSVTGAKHNICVVFPAKASMVAESFERRDQDWIVHAKVASDLIIQVGDSMFQLHKLAMVSKSGYLNRLVFESGSYGEKTNVPKIQIDNFPGGADIFELVVKFCYGWKVDLTAANVAPVICAAHFLEMGEDFKRGNLISRTETFLSFMLLTSWKDIFQILKSCEAVSSWAKELHILKRCSEAIAWKASIDPKTFASRGDDTFQFTTQSNNAEKLQHGSVAENWWFEDVSFLRIDHFLEVIEYVKRKGVRSELVGSCIAHWTAKWISQIHFGKHNLPEHRTHRLLKVTAESLINVLPEETNSISCNFLLHLLKLGTMMRINVEQLNKLERRIACMLEQCSASDLLVKNYDKSTTLYDVKIVLKVVQSYLSLIWNPAPRLHVVGRLMDEYLTMISRDEKLSVEQFQLIADVLPKNSRVRDDNLYRAIDVYLKAHPSLTEDERTSVCRAMDYHKLSQEARGHAMKNQRLPSYVSMRISLLEQVKMAKPMTGSVSDYQRTISESIIRLSKGCLSVTQQNEIKMMKIEVMKMKMQLNALQMCKMQMQRQVKGCTF; via the exons ATGAAGAGTCAGTTTTTTGCATGTAGATCAGATAAGGCCACTGGTGGTTCTGTAACTGGTGCTAAGCACAATATATGTGTTGTTTTTCCAGCCAAAGCAAGTATGGTTGCTGAATCTTTTGAAAGAAGAGATCAGGATTG GATTGTTCATGCAAAAGTAGCAAGTGATTTGATCATACAAGTTGGAGATTCAATGTTTCAGTTACACAAG CTTGCTATGGTTTCAAAAAGTGGATATCTGAATAGATTAGTGTTCGAGAGTGGAAGTTATGGAGAGAAAACTAATGTTCCTAAGATTCAAATAGATAATTTTCCAGGCGGAGCTGATATCTTTGAGTTAGTGGTCAAATTCTGCTATGGATGGAAAGTTGATCTAACAGCAGCTAATGTTGCTCCTGTAATTTGTGCTGCACATTTCTTGGAAATGGGTGAGGATTTTAAACGAGGAAATCTCATTTCCAGGACCGAGACGTTTCTGAGTTTCATGCTGCTCACATCATGGAAAGACATATTTCAGATATTGAAAAGCTGTGAGGCTGTTTCGTCTTGGGCAAAGGAATTGCATATTCTGAAACGATGTTCTGAAGCCATTGCTTGGAAAGCAAGTATTGACCCGAAAACATTTGCCTCCAGAGGTGATGATACATTTCAGTTTACAACGCAATCAAATAATGCAGAAAAGTTGCAACATGGATCTGTAGCTGAGAACTGGTGGTTCGAAGATGTTTCGTTTCTTCGAATAGATCATTTTCTTGAAGTCATTGAATACGTTAAAAGAAAAGGGGTGAGATCAGAGCTGGTTGGATCATGCATAGCTCACTGGACTGCAAAATGGATTTCTCAAATTCATTTCGGCAAACACAATCTTCCGGAACATCGAACGCATAGATTACTGAAAGTTACAGCAGAAAGCTTGATTAATGTTCTTCCCGAGGAGACAAATTCAATTTCTTGCAATTTTCTGCTTCACCTTCTCAAATTGGGGACTATGATGAGGATTAATGTTGAACAATTGAATAAATTGGAACGAAGAATAGCTTGTATGTTGGAGCAATGTTCTGCTTCAGATCTTTTAGTCAAGAATTATGACAAAAGCACTACTCTTTATGATGTGAAAATTGTCTTAAAGGTAGTACAATCGTATCTTTCTTTAATATGGAATCCAGCGCCGAGACTGCACGTCGTTGGTCGGTTGATGGATGAATATCTTACAATGATTTCCAGAGATGAGAAACTTTCAGTTGAACAGTTCCAATTGATTGCAGACGTATTACCTAAAAATTCAAGAGTTCGTGATGACAACTTGTACAGAGCCATAGACGTGTATCTCAAG GCACATCCTAGTCTAACAGAAGATGAAAGAACAAGTGTGTGCAGAGCCATGGATTATCATAAGCTATCGCAAGAAGCTCGCGGTCATGCAATGAAGAATCAAAGATTACCTTCGTATGTTTCAATGAGAATTTCCCTTCTTGAACAGGTCAAGATGGCCAAGCCAATGACAGGCAGTGTATCCGACTATCAAAGAACAATTAGTGAATCTATTATCCGATTGAGTAAGGGATGCCTGAGCGTGACGCAGCAAAACGAGATTAAGATGATGAAAATTGAGGTTATGAAAATGAAGATGCAACTAAATGCATTGCAAATGTGTAAAATGCAGATGCAGAGACAAGTAAAGGGCTGCACTTTCTAG
- the LOC126675340 gene encoding root phototropism protein 3-like isoform X2, protein MVSKSGYLNRLVFESGSYGEKTNVPKIQIDNFPGGADIFELVVKFCYGWKVDLTAANVAPVICAAHFLEMGEDFKRGNLISRTETFLSFMLLTSWKDIFQILKSCEAVSSWAKELHILKRCSEAIAWKASIDPKTFASRGDDTFQFTTQSNNAEKLQHGSVAENWWFEDVSFLRIDHFLEVIEYVKRKGVRSELVGSCIAHWTAKWISQIHFGKHNLPEHRTHRLLKVTAESLINVLPEETNSISCNFLLHLLKLGTMMRINVEQLNKLERRIACMLEQCSASDLLVKNYDKSTTLYDVKIVLKVVQSYLSLIWNPAPRLHVVGRLMDEYLTMISRDEKLSVEQFQLIADVLPKNSRVRDDNLYRAIDVYLKAHPSLTEDERTSVCRAMDYHKLSQEARGHAMKNQRLPSYVSMRISLLEQVKMAKPMTGSVSDYQRTISESIIRLSKGCLSVTQQNEIKMMKIEVMKMKMQLNALQMCKMQMQRQVKGCTF, encoded by the exons ATGGTTTCAAAAAGTGGATATCTGAATAGATTAGTGTTCGAGAGTGGAAGTTATGGAGAGAAAACTAATGTTCCTAAGATTCAAATAGATAATTTTCCAGGCGGAGCTGATATCTTTGAGTTAGTGGTCAAATTCTGCTATGGATGGAAAGTTGATCTAACAGCAGCTAATGTTGCTCCTGTAATTTGTGCTGCACATTTCTTGGAAATGGGTGAGGATTTTAAACGAGGAAATCTCATTTCCAGGACCGAGACGTTTCTGAGTTTCATGCTGCTCACATCATGGAAAGACATATTTCAGATATTGAAAAGCTGTGAGGCTGTTTCGTCTTGGGCAAAGGAATTGCATATTCTGAAACGATGTTCTGAAGCCATTGCTTGGAAAGCAAGTATTGACCCGAAAACATTTGCCTCCAGAGGTGATGATACATTTCAGTTTACAACGCAATCAAATAATGCAGAAAAGTTGCAACATGGATCTGTAGCTGAGAACTGGTGGTTCGAAGATGTTTCGTTTCTTCGAATAGATCATTTTCTTGAAGTCATTGAATACGTTAAAAGAAAAGGGGTGAGATCAGAGCTGGTTGGATCATGCATAGCTCACTGGACTGCAAAATGGATTTCTCAAATTCATTTCGGCAAACACAATCTTCCGGAACATCGAACGCATAGATTACTGAAAGTTACAGCAGAAAGCTTGATTAATGTTCTTCCCGAGGAGACAAATTCAATTTCTTGCAATTTTCTGCTTCACCTTCTCAAATTGGGGACTATGATGAGGATTAATGTTGAACAATTGAATAAATTGGAACGAAGAATAGCTTGTATGTTGGAGCAATGTTCTGCTTCAGATCTTTTAGTCAAGAATTATGACAAAAGCACTACTCTTTATGATGTGAAAATTGTCTTAAAGGTAGTACAATCGTATCTTTCTTTAATATGGAATCCAGCGCCGAGACTGCACGTCGTTGGTCGGTTGATGGATGAATATCTTACAATGATTTCCAGAGATGAGAAACTTTCAGTTGAACAGTTCCAATTGATTGCAGACGTATTACCTAAAAATTCAAGAGTTCGTGATGACAACTTGTACAGAGCCATAGACGTGTATCTCAAG GCACATCCTAGTCTAACAGAAGATGAAAGAACAAGTGTGTGCAGAGCCATGGATTATCATAAGCTATCGCAAGAAGCTCGCGGTCATGCAATGAAGAATCAAAGATTACCTTCGTATGTTTCAATGAGAATTTCCCTTCTTGAACAGGTCAAGATGGCCAAGCCAATGACAGGCAGTGTATCCGACTATCAAAGAACAATTAGTGAATCTATTATCCGATTGAGTAAGGGATGCCTGAGCGTGACGCAGCAAAACGAGATTAAGATGATGAAAATTGAGGTTATGAAAATGAAGATGCAACTAAATGCATTGCAAATGTGTAAAATGCAGATGCAGAGACAAGTAAAGGGCTGCACTTTCTAG
- the LOC126670972 gene encoding LOW QUALITY PROTEIN: increased DNA methylation 2 (The sequence of the model RefSeq protein was modified relative to this genomic sequence to represent the inferred CDS: inserted 1 base in 1 codon), with product MADFELPRDNYLDSLYNHKRENSYSGYNSLTGSSRMANSDQRFLLYFITGTYFGPDLKEQCPKKSILQRRAEGLSAYTSDELAGSHMKTVEMERIYYHALRKADESLSVELPLLHHFFHGTLPTTHNDPSVAYPQFPELFPPELHPHSQLKNKHKIIENIIFINDPDTSYIKPDDIDRFKKLTGLQKLRLDQNAARFHIFGDDKSLHNVLVQKAGFVAEFPPVEPFHSSSRAKHPASTLQTENGLSPLQRDSAVPTRTAENGCPGMLFLPSCPNKEELARIVVSGKSGFAVTGSAAMGKVGPIIDXMDIGECDDAYMFRISLPGVKRDMEDFSCEVENDGKVMLKGVTTTGEKTVYRFSQVFKMQSKNLCPAGEFSISFRLPGPVNCQQFCGNFGTDGILEGIVMKQKDDK from the exons ATGGCGGATTTTGAGCTGCCAAGAGATAATT ATCTTGATTCGCTGTATAATCATAAGCGTGAAAACTCTTATTCAGGCTACAACTCACTTACTGGATCAAGTAGGATGGCCAACAGTGACCAGCGCTTCCTCCTTTACTTTATCACGGGCACCTACTTTGGACCTGATCTGAAAGAGCAGTGCCCAAAAAAGTCGATTTTGCAAAGAAGAGCTGAGGGACTTTCAGCATATACATCTGATGAGTTGGCTGGTTCACACATGAAAACAGTAGAAATGGAGCGAATTTACTATCATGCACTTCGGAAGGCAGACGAATCTCTCTCTGTCGAGTTACCTCTGTTGCACCATTTCTTCCATGGTACTTTACCTACCACTCATAATGATCCCTCTGTAGCTTACCCTCAATTTCCTGAACTCTTTCCACCTGAACTTCATCCTCATTCACAGCtcaaaaacaaacacaaaatcatTGAAAACATCATTTTCATCAATGATCCAGATACATCTTACATTAAACCAGATGACATCGACAGGTTTAAAAAGCTAACCGGGCTTCAAAAGCTTCGATTGGATCAAAATGCAGCAAGGTTCCATATATTTGGAGATGACAAAAGCTTACACAATGTGTTAGTGCAGAAGGCTGGATTTGTTGCAGAGTTCCCTCCTGTTGAGCCTTTTCATAGTTCATCTCGAGCAAAACATCCTGCAAGTACCTTGCAAACCGAGAATGGCTTGTCTCCATTGCAGCGTGACTCAGCCGTGCCAACCAGAACTGCAGAAAATGGCTGTCCAGGAATGCTCTTTCTCCCTTCCTGCCCTAATAAAGAAGAGTTGGCCAGGATTGTGGTCTCTGGTAAAAGTGGATTTGCAGTGACTGGGAGTGCTGCTATGGGGAAGGTGGGACCCATAATTG TCATGGACATTGGTGAATGTGACGATGCCTATATGTTTCGCATATCCCTTCCTGGAGTGAAAAGAGACATGG AGGACTTCAGCTGTGAAGTTGAAAATGACGGAAAGGTTATGCTAAAGGGAGTGACAACAACTGGGGAGAAAACTGTCTACAGATTCTCGCAAGTCTTCAAAATGCAATCGAAGAACCTTTGTCCAGCAGGAGAGTTCTCTATTTCATTTCGACTGCCCGGTCCTGTTAATTGTCAACAGTTTTGTGGTAATTTTGGCACAGATGGGATTTTAGAGGGGATTGTGATGAAACAGAAAGATGATAAGTAG
- the LOC126673178 gene encoding uncharacterized protein LOC126673178 isoform X3, with protein MEEGKGGKMKENGSICSGDSNPCPICLGPFLQESYLDTCFHKFCYKCILHWAKVVSGRPSSVKCPLCKTQNLSIIYGYDGCSFERRFMTQNCENSSFFSKDHKYRLQCYYTEPGILCSIANVSQYWKTRKYLQPNRWLLRWLRREIQALLQEEDVEIIVHHILGVIDSFQQRNEQIHQMKMPEAKQEKFKSLVADAARPFLAAKTDRFINELELFLASGFNIDAYDEVYMQQLGWNTPRAAGEAASAEPSEPTPVIPYLYIFDDDSDKTD; from the exons ATGGAAGAAGGAAAAGGCGGTAAAATGAAGGAGAATGGATCAATTTGTTCAGGAGATTCGAATCCATGCCCTATATGCCTGGGTCCTTTTCTTCAAGAATCTTATCTAGATACTTGTTTCC ATAAGTTTTGTTATAAATGCATTTTGCACTGGGCTAAAGTAGTTTCCGGCAGACCTTCTTCTGTAAAGTGTCCTTTATGTaag ACACAAAATCTTTCAATAATCTATGGGTACGATGGATGTTCATTCGAAAGGCGTTTTATGACTCAGAATTGTGAAAATAG TTCTTTCTTCTCAAAAGATCACAAGTATAGGTTACAATGTTATTATACTGAACCAG GTATTTTATGCAGTATAGCTAATGTATCACAGTACTGGAAGACCCGTAAATATCTTCAGCCCAATCGCTGGCTGCTACGATGGTTGAGAAGGGAAATTCAGGCTCTTTTGCAG GAAGAGGATGTTGAGATTATAGTTCATCATATTCTTGGTGTCATTGATTCATTCCAGCAGAG GAATGAACAAATTCATCAAATGAAGATGCCTGAAGCAAAACAAGAAAAGTTCAAGAGTCTCGTCGCTGATGCAGCAAGGCCTTTTCTAGCAGCAAAAACAGACCGATTCATAAACGAGTTGGAACTCTTTCTTGCTTCAGGTTTCAACATTGATGCCTATGATGAAGTTTACATGCAGCAGTTAGGTTGGAACACTCCTAGAGCCGCCGGGGAAGCTGCCAGTGCAGAACCCAGTGAACCAACACCTGTAATCCCATATTTGTATATTTTCGACGATGACTCTGATAAAACTGATTGA
- the LOC126673178 gene encoding uncharacterized protein LOC126673178 isoform X1, with amino-acid sequence MFFRESTATATVARNILLLSEFRGNSYVSDKKTLALLFEKKEHNRNKKKMEEGKGGKMKENGSICSGDSNPCPICLGPFLQESYLDTCFHKFCYKCILHWAKVVSGRPSSVKCPLCKTQNLSIIYGYDGCSFERRFMTQNCENSSFFSKDHKYRLQCYYTEPGILCSIANVSQYWKTRKYLQPNRWLLRWLRREIQALLQEEDVEIIVHHILGVIDSFQQRNEQIHQMKMPEAKQEKFKSLVADAARPFLAAKTDRFINELELFLASGFNIDAYDEVYMQQLGWNTPRAAGEAASAEPSEPTPVIPYLYIFDDDSDKTD; translated from the exons ATGTTCTTCAGAGAGTCTACGGCCACCGCCACCGTGGCTAGAAACATCCTCCTCTTGTCCGAATTCAGAGGAAACAGCTACGTGTCGGACAAAAAGACTTTGGCGTTGTTGTT TGAAAAGAAAGAACAcaatagaaataaaaagaagATGGAAGAAGGAAAAGGCGGTAAAATGAAGGAGAATGGATCAATTTGTTCAGGAGATTCGAATCCATGCCCTATATGCCTGGGTCCTTTTCTTCAAGAATCTTATCTAGATACTTGTTTCC ATAAGTTTTGTTATAAATGCATTTTGCACTGGGCTAAAGTAGTTTCCGGCAGACCTTCTTCTGTAAAGTGTCCTTTATGTaag ACACAAAATCTTTCAATAATCTATGGGTACGATGGATGTTCATTCGAAAGGCGTTTTATGACTCAGAATTGTGAAAATAG TTCTTTCTTCTCAAAAGATCACAAGTATAGGTTACAATGTTATTATACTGAACCAG GTATTTTATGCAGTATAGCTAATGTATCACAGTACTGGAAGACCCGTAAATATCTTCAGCCCAATCGCTGGCTGCTACGATGGTTGAGAAGGGAAATTCAGGCTCTTTTGCAG GAAGAGGATGTTGAGATTATAGTTCATCATATTCTTGGTGTCATTGATTCATTCCAGCAGAG GAATGAACAAATTCATCAAATGAAGATGCCTGAAGCAAAACAAGAAAAGTTCAAGAGTCTCGTCGCTGATGCAGCAAGGCCTTTTCTAGCAGCAAAAACAGACCGATTCATAAACGAGTTGGAACTCTTTCTTGCTTCAGGTTTCAACATTGATGCCTATGATGAAGTTTACATGCAGCAGTTAGGTTGGAACACTCCTAGAGCCGCCGGGGAAGCTGCCAGTGCAGAACCCAGTGAACCAACACCTGTAATCCCATATTTGTATATTTTCGACGATGACTCTGATAAAACTGATTGA
- the LOC126671286 gene encoding uncharacterized protein LOC126671286 has product MLKTFHFKSQLFIPKSSDLWNPNGEIFINYPKSPIFRSLPLLSHQTHIPKPIISARNKRKRFGSIKLRQIFPKLVSIAASNLKILPEPFNLVTTEFLGGGGSNGGVGGGGPWFDMWGRKRKKKINLGFLLVLELGLVLLAKEFKIDAFYSVLILGLILIKGFKRGITDLVVQICFVGALMGLKLKRGEMQQWLQKVRVCSPVVELVMGKRSRNGSRFL; this is encoded by the coding sequence ATGTTAAAAACCTTTCATTTCAAATCTCAACTTTTTATTCCAAAAAGTTCTGATTTATGGAACCCTAATGGAGAAATTTTCATCAATTACCCAAAATCCCCCATCTTTCGATCTTTGCCTTTGCTTTCACATCAAACCCATATCCCAAAACCAATTATTTCAgcaagaaataaaagaaaacgatTTGGGTCTATAAAATTAAGGCAAATTTTCCCCAAATTAGTATCCATTGCCGCATCGAATCTCAAGATTTTACCAGAGCCATTCAATCTGGTTACTACAGAATTTCTCGGCGGCGGCGGTAGTAACGGCGGAGTTGGAGGAGGGGGTCCATGGTTTGATATGTGGGGAaggaaaaggaagaagaagataaatTTAGGGTTTCTATTGGTTCTTGAATTGGGACTGGTGCTGCTTGCCAAAGAGTTCAAGATTGATGCTTTTTACAGTGTTTTGATATTgggtttaattttgattaaaggGTTTAAGAGAGGGATTACAGATTTGGTTGTGCAGATATGCTTTGTGGGTGCTTTAATGGGTTTGAAATTGAAGAGAGGAGAAATGCAACAATGGCTGCAAAAGGTTAGGGTTTGTTCCCCAGTTGTGGAGCTTGTTATGGGAAAGAGAAGCAGAAATGGCTCTAGATTTCTCTAA
- the LOC126674861 gene encoding nuclear transcription factor Y subunit C-9-like encodes MDQQGHGQPPAIGVVTTAGQMPYGGSPYLPNQLSSAQTPGSVAALQNTGQPTGAQLAQHQLAYQQIHHQQQQQLQQQLQSFWANQYQDVDKVTDFKNHSLPLARIKKIMKADEDVRMISAEAPVVFARACEMFILELTLRSWNHTEENKRRTLQKNDIAAAITRTDIFDFLVDIVPREDLKDEVLASISRGTMPVGAPADVPYCYMPPQHAPPVGTPGMMMGKPIMDPSMYAQQSHAYMAQHMWPQQGSEQQQSPSDQ; translated from the coding sequence ATGGACCAGCAAGGGCATGGACAGCCCCCGGCTATTGGGGTAGTGACTACTGCAGGTCAAATGCCATATGGCGGAAGTCCATATCTTCCGAACCAACTGTCTTCTGCACAAACGCCAGGGTCAGTTGCAGCCCTTCAAAATACCGGTCAGCCAACCGGAGCGCAACTCGCACAGCATCAACTTGCCTATCAGCAAATCCACCATCAACAGCAGCAACAACTACAGCAACAGCTGCAGTCTTTTTGGGCAAATCAATATCAAGATGTCGACAAAGTGACCGACTTCAAGAATCACAGTCTTCCTCTCGCTAGGATAAAAAAGATCATGAAAGCTGACGAAGATGTAAGGATGATTTCAGCTGAGGCCCCTGTTGTATTTGCTAGGGCGTGTGAAATGTTTATCTTAGAATTGACTTTGCGATCTTGGAATCATACTGAGGAGAATAAAAGGAGGACACTTCAAAAGAATGACATTGCGGCAGCGATTACTAGGACTGATATTTTTGATTTCTTAGTTGACATTGTACCCAGGGAAGATCTGAAAGATGAAGTACTGGCATCAATATCAAGGGGAACAATGCCTGTCGGGGCCCCTGCTGATGTTCCGTATTGCTATATGCCACCTCAGCATGCACCTCCTGTTGGAACTCCTGGGATGATGATGGGCAAACCTATAATGGACCCATCAATGTATGCCCAGCAGTCTCATGCCTATATGGCACAACATATGTGGCCGCAGCAGGGATCCGAACAACAACAATCACCCTCCGATCAGTAG
- the LOC126674496 gene encoding alpha-crystallin domain-containing protein 22.3 produces the protein MRGRKYESEFRNSQQIPLSVQPLNSVPYIGSPTSVGGGYHASPIPTKGNAESVEEVGPSMILLDSSTTRKEWDNILVSAKSAVALTGSAAMGMVGPVLGLMDIGECDDAYLFRVSLPGVANNGNEFSCDIEPDGKIHIRGVTTTGEKIVCKNSQIFKMQSRNLCLPGHFSITFQLPGPVDHQKFSGHFGIDGMLEGIVKKKHG, from the exons ATGCGTGGGCGGAAATATGAGTCGGAATTTCGGAATTCCCAGCAGATTCCCCTTTCGGTGCAACCTCTTAATAGTGTGCCATACATTGGTTCGCCTACATCTGTTGGTGGTGGTTATCATGCTTCTCCAATCCCAACTAAGGGTAATGCCGAATCTGTCGAAGAAGTCGGGCCTTCCATGATACTTCTCGATTCTAGCACAACTCGAAAAGAATGGGACAATATATTGGTTTCTGCTAAAAGTGCAGTTGCATTAACCGGGAGTGCTGCCATGGGAATGGTGGGGCCGGTTTTAGGATTAATGGACATCGGGGAATGTGACGACGCTTATCTGTTTCGCGTCTCCCTCCCTGGGGTAGCAAACAATGGAA ATGAATTTAGTTGTGATATTGAACCTGATGGGAAGATACATATAAGAGGAGTGACAACTACTGGTGAGAAAATAGTGTGCAAGAATTCCCAAATATTCAAGATGCAATCTCGAAATCTATGCCTGCCCGGGCATTTCTCCATCACATTCCAGCTACCCGGTCCAGTTGATCACCAAAAATTTTCAGGTCATTTTGGGATCGATGGAATGCTAGAGGGGATTGTGAAGAAAAAACATGGCTGA